In one Salvelinus fontinalis isolate EN_2023a chromosome 16, ASM2944872v1, whole genome shotgun sequence genomic region, the following are encoded:
- the LOC129812712 gene encoding centrosomal protein kizuna-like isoform X1: MAFCEDQYYERIGSIQQSMHEREKRRLELERELFAYCRSDKRGSQIKCATLRGYLKEICEREKQAKIRNLELLRDVECIEMSMKEHCADRNPLDKHKGDLLNCHPQGESPSPQARALRQPSVIFMGRQTSRSYATEDATTSIHLRQAERHSPNHLSHASECLQSGLLNDSKVSRGVVADSGASLSVDISGSKDSPDGCNLCDKHERTAAVVPSVHTLTARAGVPFGDDEQLTSPRVTLTRPEKNSPSPDTISHMWDRNSPAEYTRGRGSGHQESIKEDVERVLQRSPPQTDLGKESQDVPEKSETLSRSSSSMELSVTSSGSDLSISLTESDLAELPKVPEGVVHVDSHTRRTASHTRRTSSHTRRTDSPPQRSAIPPSERELRSASVHSQSLDTPEPKNRPESRSESTSPEIPLKRLSMEGFFHLLESIEERFHRGERSVYCVSSLGDSKRNKVISLCNARAGLNGEDLDACGAVVLHQLQRLSWTMSMGCLLPEELVSSNWSTTEPRKISSRLPPDAAPLWDRWFKHALLLKDHHVLTPERLVQLFTPLLLPYNASYSAKAKVLLRTLLSRSSEECPSVESESSSCGLPSFLNDSVAEVQPARPSQEQCASGMQGLQSGEEDSQDESPVESIPIKETKAYQLLKQSATQARQQSSGDEEDLSGINDGHEENTVRVEHSSHQDPYPWRETTKMKTYSAVQSKAFWGESDDSNSEIEAALRPQYNTKNDNSEDF; the protein is encoded by the exons AGAGAGG TTCTCAGATAAAGTGTGCCACACTCCGTGGGTATCTCAAGGAAATctgtgagagagaaaaacaggCGAAAATTCGAAACCTAGAGCTCCTGAGAGATGTGGAGTGCATTGAAATGAGCATGAAGGAGCACTGTGCTGACCGTAACCCTCTGGATAAACACAAG GGAGATTTGTTGAATTGCCACCCTCAGGGTGAGTCCCCCTCACCACAGGCCAGGGCTTTACGCCAACCATCTGTAATCTTCATGGGTCGCCAGACCTCCAGAAGTTACGCGACTGAAGATGCCACCACAAGTATACACTTACGACAAGCGGAGCGTCATTCGCCAAATCATCTCTCGCATGCCTCGGAATGCCTGCAAAGTGGCCTTTTGAATGACTCCAAAGTTTCCCGAGGGGTCGTTGCCGACAGCGGAGCATCTTTATCAGTTGACATTTCAGGCTCAAAAGATTCCCCCGACGGCTGTAATTTGTGTGACAAACATGAAAGGACGGCGGCAGTGGTTCCATCTGTTCATACCTTAACAGCGAGGGCCGGCGTGCCTTTTGGAGATGATGAACAACTGACTTCACCTCGAGTGACCTTGACGAGGCCAGAGAAGAATAGCCCATCGCCCGACACTATCAGCCATATGTGGGACAGGAATTCACCTGCAGAATACACTCGGGGTAGAGGGTCTGGTCATCAGGAGAGCATAAAAGAAGATGTGGAGAGAGTTCTGCAAAGATCACCTCCTCAAACTGACTTGGGAAAAGAATCTCAAGATGTGCCAG AGAAGAGTGAAACCCTTAGTAGATCCAGTTCCAGTATGGAGCTGTCAGTGACCAGCAGTGGTAGTGACCTGTCcatctccctgactgagtctgacCTGGCTGAGCTACCAAAGGTGCCAGAGGGTGTAGTCCATGTAGACAGCCACACCAGGAGGACAGCCAGCCACACCAGGAGGACATCCAGCCACACCAGGAGGACAGACAGCCCACCACAGAGGAGTGCTATTCCACCCAGCGAGAGGGAGCTCCGCAGCGCCAGTGTTCACAGTCAATCACTGGACACTCCAGAGCCTAAGAACAGACCAGAATCACGTAGCGAATCCACGTCTCCAGAAATCCCATTGAAAAG ACTGTCCATGGAGGGATTCTTCCATCTACTGGAGAGCATCGAAGAACGATTCCACAGAGGAGAAAGAAGTGTGTACTGTGTCTCGTCACTTGGCGATAGCAAACGCAATAAAGTGATCAG CCTTTGTAACGCCAGGGCAGGCTTGAATGGAGAGGACCTTGATGCATGTGGAGCAGTCGTCCTTCACCAGCTTCAGAGGTTGTCATGGACCATGTCAATGGGTTGCCTGTTACCCGAAGAGCTAGTTAGCTCCAACTGGTCCACCACCGAGCCCAGGAAAATAAG CTCTCGTCTCCCCCCTGATGCTGCTCCTCTGTGGGATCGCTGGTTCAAGCACGCCCTTCTGCTGAAGGACCACCATGTCCTCACCCCCGAGCGCCTCGTCCAGCTGTTCACTCCACTGCTGCTGCCATACAATGCCTCCTATAGTGCCAAG GCCAAAGTGCTGCTGAGGACACTTCTGTCCCGGTCCAGTGAGGAGTGCCCTTCGGTGGAGAGTGAGTCTTCATCCTGTGGCCTTCCCTCGTTCCTCAACGACAGCGTTGCGGAGGTCCAACCAGCCAGACCTTCTCAGGAGCAGTGCGCCTCAGGGATGCAAG GACTACAAAGTGGTGAAGAGGACAGCCAAGACGAGAGCCCCGTGGAAAGTATTCCTATTAAAG AGACAAAAGCATATCAGCTGCTTAAACAGTCTGCCACGCAGGCGAGGCAGCAGAGCTCTGGAGACGAGGAGGATCTGTCAG GAATAAATGATGGCCATGAAGAGAATACTGTGAGGGTTGAGCACTCCTCTCATCAAGACCCTTACCCTTG GAGAGAAACGACAAAAATGAAAACCTACTCTGCTGTACAGTCTAAAG CTTTTTGGGGAGAATCAGACGACAGCAACTCCGAGATAGAAGCAGCTCTGCGTCCTCAATACAATACGAAGAATGACAACTCTGAGGATTTTTAG
- the LOC129812712 gene encoding centrosomal protein kizuna-like isoform X2: MSMKEHCADRNPLDKHKGDLLNCHPQGESPSPQARALRQPSVIFMGRQTSRSYATEDATTSIHLRQAERHSPNHLSHASECLQSGLLNDSKVSRGVVADSGASLSVDISGSKDSPDGCNLCDKHERTAAVVPSVHTLTARAGVPFGDDEQLTSPRVTLTRPEKNSPSPDTISHMWDRNSPAEYTRGRGSGHQESIKEDVERVLQRSPPQTDLGKESQDVPEKSETLSRSSSSMELSVTSSGSDLSISLTESDLAELPKVPEGVVHVDSHTRRTASHTRRTSSHTRRTDSPPQRSAIPPSERELRSASVHSQSLDTPEPKNRPESRSESTSPEIPLKRLSMEGFFHLLESIEERFHRGERSVYCVSSLGDSKRNKVISLCNARAGLNGEDLDACGAVVLHQLQRLSWTMSMGCLLPEELVSSNWSTTEPRKISSRLPPDAAPLWDRWFKHALLLKDHHVLTPERLVQLFTPLLLPYNASYSAKAKVLLRTLLSRSSEECPSVESESSSCGLPSFLNDSVAEVQPARPSQEQCASGMQGLQSGEEDSQDESPVESIPIKETKAYQLLKQSATQARQQSSGDEEDLSGINDGHEENTVRVEHSSHQDPYPWRETTKMKTYSAVQSKAFWGESDDSNSEIEAALRPQYNTKNDNSEDF, from the exons ATGAGCATGAAGGAGCACTGTGCTGACCGTAACCCTCTGGATAAACACAAG GGAGATTTGTTGAATTGCCACCCTCAGGGTGAGTCCCCCTCACCACAGGCCAGGGCTTTACGCCAACCATCTGTAATCTTCATGGGTCGCCAGACCTCCAGAAGTTACGCGACTGAAGATGCCACCACAAGTATACACTTACGACAAGCGGAGCGTCATTCGCCAAATCATCTCTCGCATGCCTCGGAATGCCTGCAAAGTGGCCTTTTGAATGACTCCAAAGTTTCCCGAGGGGTCGTTGCCGACAGCGGAGCATCTTTATCAGTTGACATTTCAGGCTCAAAAGATTCCCCCGACGGCTGTAATTTGTGTGACAAACATGAAAGGACGGCGGCAGTGGTTCCATCTGTTCATACCTTAACAGCGAGGGCCGGCGTGCCTTTTGGAGATGATGAACAACTGACTTCACCTCGAGTGACCTTGACGAGGCCAGAGAAGAATAGCCCATCGCCCGACACTATCAGCCATATGTGGGACAGGAATTCACCTGCAGAATACACTCGGGGTAGAGGGTCTGGTCATCAGGAGAGCATAAAAGAAGATGTGGAGAGAGTTCTGCAAAGATCACCTCCTCAAACTGACTTGGGAAAAGAATCTCAAGATGTGCCAG AGAAGAGTGAAACCCTTAGTAGATCCAGTTCCAGTATGGAGCTGTCAGTGACCAGCAGTGGTAGTGACCTGTCcatctccctgactgagtctgacCTGGCTGAGCTACCAAAGGTGCCAGAGGGTGTAGTCCATGTAGACAGCCACACCAGGAGGACAGCCAGCCACACCAGGAGGACATCCAGCCACACCAGGAGGACAGACAGCCCACCACAGAGGAGTGCTATTCCACCCAGCGAGAGGGAGCTCCGCAGCGCCAGTGTTCACAGTCAATCACTGGACACTCCAGAGCCTAAGAACAGACCAGAATCACGTAGCGAATCCACGTCTCCAGAAATCCCATTGAAAAG ACTGTCCATGGAGGGATTCTTCCATCTACTGGAGAGCATCGAAGAACGATTCCACAGAGGAGAAAGAAGTGTGTACTGTGTCTCGTCACTTGGCGATAGCAAACGCAATAAAGTGATCAG CCTTTGTAACGCCAGGGCAGGCTTGAATGGAGAGGACCTTGATGCATGTGGAGCAGTCGTCCTTCACCAGCTTCAGAGGTTGTCATGGACCATGTCAATGGGTTGCCTGTTACCCGAAGAGCTAGTTAGCTCCAACTGGTCCACCACCGAGCCCAGGAAAATAAG CTCTCGTCTCCCCCCTGATGCTGCTCCTCTGTGGGATCGCTGGTTCAAGCACGCCCTTCTGCTGAAGGACCACCATGTCCTCACCCCCGAGCGCCTCGTCCAGCTGTTCACTCCACTGCTGCTGCCATACAATGCCTCCTATAGTGCCAAG GCCAAAGTGCTGCTGAGGACACTTCTGTCCCGGTCCAGTGAGGAGTGCCCTTCGGTGGAGAGTGAGTCTTCATCCTGTGGCCTTCCCTCGTTCCTCAACGACAGCGTTGCGGAGGTCCAACCAGCCAGACCTTCTCAGGAGCAGTGCGCCTCAGGGATGCAAG GACTACAAAGTGGTGAAGAGGACAGCCAAGACGAGAGCCCCGTGGAAAGTATTCCTATTAAAG AGACAAAAGCATATCAGCTGCTTAAACAGTCTGCCACGCAGGCGAGGCAGCAGAGCTCTGGAGACGAGGAGGATCTGTCAG GAATAAATGATGGCCATGAAGAGAATACTGTGAGGGTTGAGCACTCCTCTCATCAAGACCCTTACCCTTG GAGAGAAACGACAAAAATGAAAACCTACTCTGCTGTACAGTCTAAAG CTTTTTGGGGAGAATCAGACGACAGCAACTCCGAGATAGAAGCAGCTCTGCGTCCTCAATACAATACGAAGAATGACAACTCTGAGGATTTTTAG